One Polaribacter sp. KT25b DNA segment encodes these proteins:
- a CDS encoding DUF6787 family protein, with protein MEKLKQRWNIESNWSIIAILLVFSINGSFAAWVAKPITSFFGLSLETVSPFIFWPLRILLIFPIYQLTLPIVGWLFGQFRFFWAFEKKFLSRLGLGFLFKESN; from the coding sequence ATAGAAAAATTAAAACAACGTTGGAATATTGAGAGTAACTGGTCTATTATTGCCATTTTATTGGTTTTTTCTATAAATGGCTCTTTTGCGGCTTGGGTAGCAAAACCGATTACTAGTTTCTTTGGTTTATCTTTAGAAACAGTTTCACCATTTATTTTTTGGCCATTAAGAATATTATTAATATTTCCAATTTATCAATTGACTTTGCCAATTGTAGGTTGGTTATTTGGGCAATTTAGATTCTTTTGGGCTTTCGAAAAAAAGTTTTTAAGTAGATTAGGTTTAGGTTTTTTGTTTAAAGAAAGTAACTAA
- the lgt gene encoding prolipoprotein diacylglyceryl transferase yields the protein MSFLAIEWNPSLGIDLGFFVVRWYSLMFVTAFLLGLHLMKKIYIKDEIPVEKLDTLFMYTFISMLIGMRLGDVFFYSWDYYQNHLLEIIIPFKQVNGTWKFTGFTGFASHGAAISIIITMYFYAKKHLNKPWLFILDRLAIMVALAGFFIRMGNFFNSEIYGKETGSNFGVIFKANGEDFARHPTQLYEAFSYLALFFVLWYLYWKTDKKQQIGYLFGLFMVVLWSLRFVIEFLKVEQTEGREDAFFNLLNTGQVLSIPLILIGLWLMFKKTKKAA from the coding sequence ATGAGTTTTTTAGCAATAGAATGGAATCCATCATTAGGTATTGACCTTGGGTTTTTTGTTGTACGTTGGTACAGTTTAATGTTTGTAACAGCGTTTTTGTTGGGTTTACATCTAATGAAAAAGATATATATAAAAGATGAAATTCCTGTAGAAAAGCTAGATACTTTATTTATGTATACGTTTATTTCTATGTTAATAGGTATGCGTTTAGGCGATGTTTTCTTTTATAGTTGGGATTATTATCAAAACCATTTACTAGAAATAATTATACCATTTAAACAAGTTAACGGGACTTGGAAGTTTACTGGTTTTACTGGATTTGCAAGTCATGGAGCAGCAATTTCTATCATTATAACTATGTATTTTTATGCTAAAAAACATTTAAATAAACCTTGGTTATTTATTTTAGATAGATTGGCAATTATGGTTGCTTTAGCAGGATTTTTTATTAGAATGGGAAATTTCTTTAACTCAGAAATTTATGGAAAAGAAACAGGTTCTAATTTTGGTGTTATTTTTAAAGCAAACGGAGAGGATTTTGCAAGACATCCAACGCAATTATATGAAGCATTTAGTTATTTAGCTTTATTTTTTGTGCTTTGGTATTTGTATTGGAAAACTGATAAAAAACAACAAATAGGTTATTTATTTGGGTTGTTTATGGTTGTTTTATGGTCTTTACGTTTTGTAATTGAATTTTTAAAAGTAGAACAAACTGAGGGTAGAGAAGATGCTTTTTTTAATCTGTTAAATACAGGTCAAGTTTTAAGTATTCCTTTAATTTTAATTGGACTTTGGTTGATGTTCAAAAAAACAAAAAAAGCAGCATAG
- a CDS encoding CoA pyrophosphatase, giving the protein MNFKNFTQKIEELKRKELGGLEAQFKLAPKLRLRYDKDKIAAKKPRKAAVLVLFYPNEENETCFLLTQRASYKGTHSAQISFPGGKIEKTDKNLEQTALRETLEEVGVLPSSVEIIRELTDVYIPPSNFLATPFLGFVSERPKFILNHEVAVEIEALVSDLLDDATLSSVILDTSYMKKIEVPCFKINNHIVWGATGMMLSEIKELLK; this is encoded by the coding sequence ATGAATTTTAAAAACTTCACTCAAAAAATTGAAGAGTTAAAAAGAAAGGAATTAGGCGGATTAGAAGCTCAATTTAAATTGGCACCAAAACTACGTTTACGATACGATAAAGATAAAATAGCAGCGAAAAAACCTAGAAAAGCAGCTGTTTTGGTTTTATTTTATCCTAATGAAGAAAATGAAACCTGTTTTTTATTAACACAAAGAGCCAGTTATAAAGGTACACATTCTGCACAAATTAGTTTTCCAGGTGGTAAAATAGAAAAAACTGATAAAAATTTAGAGCAAACAGCTTTAAGAGAAACCCTAGAAGAAGTTGGTGTTTTGCCTTCATCCGTAGAAATTATTAGAGAATTAACAGACGTTTATATTCCGCCTAGTAACTTTTTGGCAACTCCGTTTTTAGGTTTTGTTTCAGAAAGGCCTAAATTTATTTTAAATCATGAAGTAGCTGTAGAAATAGAAGCTTTGGTAAGTGATTTATTAGATGATGCAACTTTAAGTTCTGTTATTTTAGATACTTCTTACATGAAAAAAATAGAAGTACCTTGTTTTAAAATTAACAACCATATTGTTTGGGGAGCAACAGGTATGATGCTTTCTGAAATTAAAGAACTCTTAAAATAG
- a CDS encoding 1-acyl-sn-glycerol-3-phosphate acyltransferase has protein sequence MPLFKRNPFGHYLFLKKWLIRILGIVSHGRYRKFNDLHIEGSEIIRNLPDKNVLFISNHQTYFADVAAMFHVFNAALKGRDDTIKNIGYIWDPKLNVYFVAAGETMRAGLLPKIFAYAGSVSIDRTWRSKGKDINRRVKNSDISNIGKAIKDGWVITFPQGTTTPFKPIRRGTAHIIKTFKPVVVPIVIDGFRRSFDKKGLRIKRKNVLQTMVIKEPLEIDYENEEVADIITKIEYAIEQHPSFLKVLSVKELEELQNEEEELNEQRKFWRS, from the coding sequence ATGCCCTTATTTAAAAGGAATCCTTTTGGTCATTATTTATTTTTAAAGAAATGGCTTATTCGTATTTTAGGAATTGTTTCTCACGGTAGATATCGTAAATTTAATGATCTTCATATTGAAGGATCAGAAATAATAAGAAACTTACCAGATAAAAATGTACTATTTATTTCTAATCATCAAACATATTTTGCAGATGTAGCAGCCATGTTTCACGTATTTAATGCAGCTTTAAAAGGTAGAGATGATACTATTAAGAATATTGGTTATATTTGGGATCCTAAATTAAATGTTTATTTTGTTGCAGCTGGTGAAACGATGAGAGCTGGTTTACTACCAAAAATATTTGCGTATGCTGGTTCTGTTTCTATTGATAGAACTTGGAGAAGTAAAGGTAAAGATATAAATAGACGCGTAAAAAATTCTGATATTTCTAATATTGGTAAAGCAATAAAAGATGGTTGGGTTATTACTTTTCCGCAGGGAACAACAACTCCTTTTAAACCAATTAGGAGAGGAACTGCACATATTATTAAAACTTTTAAACCAGTTGTGGTACCTATTGTTATTGATGGTTTTAGACGCTCTTTTGATAAAAAAGGTTTACGTATTAAACGGAAAAATGTGTTACAAACTATGGTTATTAAAGAACCTTTAGAAATTGATTATGAAAATGAAGAAGTAGCAGATATTATTACAAAAATTGAGTACGCTATAGAACAACATCCTTCTTTTTTAAAAGTATTATCTGTAAAAGAGCTAGAAGAGCTTCAAAATGAAGAAGAGGAATTAAATGAACAACGAAAATTCTGGAGATCTTAA
- the yidD gene encoding membrane protein insertion efficiency factor YidD, translated as MKKILSFPFILLVRFYQAAISPYTPSTCRYSPTCSHYTIEALQKHGLFSGGWLALKRIFSCHPWGGSGYDPVPEKLE; from the coding sequence ATGAAAAAAATATTGTCATTTCCATTTATATTATTAGTTCGTTTTTATCAAGCGGCAATATCACCATATACACCATCAACTTGTAGATACAGTCCAACGTGTTCGCATTACACAATAGAGGCACTACAAAAACATGGTTTATTTTCTGGTGGATGGTTAGCTTTGAAAAGAATTTTTAGTTGTCATCCGTGGGGCGGAAGTGGTTATGATCCTGTGCCGGAGAAATTAGAATAA